The following are encoded in a window of Opitutales bacterium genomic DNA:
- a CDS encoding NUDIX domain-containing protein: MKPHKISTLLFITDPDDRLLMIERKKAPNLGMWSPPGGKLETQTGESAHQCAVREAYEETGMQLSINDIHLFGMVSERGYEGATHWLMFLFHVIPPLEALPKSIDEGTFSWFSRAEIESLPIPPGDSELVWPLFDEKRTGFTCVHADFQGDNLEIEIEESM; this comes from the coding sequence ATGAAGCCACATAAGATCAGTACTCTTCTTTTCATTACGGACCCAGATGATCGCTTACTAATGATTGAAAGAAAGAAAGCTCCAAATCTCGGAATGTGGAGCCCTCCAGGTGGAAAGCTCGAGACCCAGACCGGCGAATCCGCACATCAGTGTGCCGTAAGGGAGGCATACGAGGAGACAGGTATGCAACTCAGCATCAATGACATACATCTTTTCGGAATGGTAAGCGAGCGCGGCTATGAAGGAGCAACGCATTGGCTCATGTTCCTTTTCCACGTCATCCCTCCGCTCGAGGCACTTCCAAAGTCCATAGACGAAGGGACATTCTCGTGGTTCTCTCGTGCAGAGATCGAGTCGCTTCCCATTCCACCCGGCGACAGCGAACTGGTTTGGCCCCTATTCGATGAGAAAAGAACTGGATTTACCTGCGTTCACGCGGACTTTCAGGGCGACAACCTCGAAATAGAGATTGAAGAATCAATGTAA
- the pdhA gene encoding pyruvate dehydrogenase (acetyl-transferring) E1 component subunit alpha, with protein sequence MEDYSQAPINKSLSDDDKIRLYHDMVRIRIFEQHALQGYQRGKMGGFLHLYIGQEATAVGTVSLMGDDDHVITAYRDHGHALAVGMNMNECMAELYGKYTGCSKGKGGSMHFFAPDKNYWGGHGIVGGQTPLGAGIAYALKYQEKTGCCMCFLGDGAINQGAFHESLNLAALFDLPVVYIIENNGYSMGTSQVRSSAHPKEGLAARAEGYGMDWDIIDGSDLYAVRAGTQKAIERAHKESRPTLLEITTYRYYGHSIADANHQKYRTKEEIENYKKNQDPINLFEQKLIEEKILTEDAAKAITKEAKEEAKTSVEFADNSPFPPAEEIFTDVYWEVDNQTDAGKTGKHFFNSLES encoded by the coding sequence ATGGAGGATTACTCTCAGGCACCGATAAACAAGTCCCTGTCGGATGATGACAAGATACGTCTCTACCACGACATGGTCCGCATCCGAATCTTTGAACAGCACGCTCTCCAAGGCTATCAGCGCGGAAAGATGGGCGGCTTCTTACATCTATATATTGGACAAGAAGCGACCGCGGTCGGCACAGTCTCACTCATGGGAGATGACGATCACGTCATCACCGCATACCGCGACCATGGCCATGCTTTGGCAGTGGGGATGAACATGAATGAATGTATGGCAGAGCTGTATGGAAAATACACGGGCTGCTCCAAGGGCAAGGGAGGATCGATGCACTTCTTCGCACCTGATAAAAATTACTGGGGCGGGCACGGAATCGTTGGAGGCCAGACGCCTCTCGGTGCCGGCATCGCATATGCCCTAAAATACCAAGAAAAAACAGGTTGCTGCATGTGTTTCTTAGGCGACGGTGCTATCAACCAGGGCGCTTTCCATGAATCACTAAACTTGGCAGCTCTGTTCGATCTGCCTGTTGTCTACATCATCGAAAACAACGGATATTCCATGGGCACATCACAAGTGCGCTCATCTGCCCATCCCAAAGAGGGTTTGGCAGCGCGCGCAGAAGGTTATGGCATGGACTGGGATATTATCGACGGCTCAGACCTCTACGCAGTGCGCGCCGGAACTCAAAAAGCCATCGAGCGAGCACACAAAGAATCGCGGCCAACTCTTCTAGAAATAACCACATATCGATATTACGGGCACTCCATAGCCGATGCGAACCACCAAAAATATCGCACCAAAGAGGAGATCGAAAACTACAAAAAGAACCAAGACCCCATAAACCTGTTCGAACAAAAGCTCATCGAAGAAAAAATTCTCACGGAAGACGCTGCCAAGGCCATCACCAAGGAAGCTAAAGAAGAGGCAAAAACCTCAGTCGAATTCGCGGACAACAGCCCATTTCCTCCTGCCGAGGAGATATTCACGGACGTATATTGGGAAGTGGACAACCAAACCGATGCCGGGAAAACCGGAAAACACTTTTTCAACTCTCTCGAAAGCTAA
- the pilM gene encoding pilus assembly protein PilM, with protein sequence MTSFTPLAVHCGASNLCVAVFDEQSDGKHMLSQLISEELDYDISSDDDWLSATIVTLKEIVENNKLKGKSATLVLPGFRLLTKSIKIPHVDESQRAQIIAFEAQQNIPYPLHEVVWDSEIVGDDGIETDCLFIAVKNDFILSFVNQLFAIGLNIQQVTAASILDYNAVKASLGDASDNKLLINVGARASNLIFFSENGFFIRNISLGGNSLTQQIADSMGVSFNKAESFKVKFFSGAESFAEDDPHVKMVLGCAQQFMQRMSTEITRSVVNYRRQNKGKSLEGILLTGRGSLLSGFSEYLAEKQKVSIDYFDPIDSIKLSDSLAANDKMSIMRFQLSEIVGVASHAQLESPAFADLLPQHIQAERVLNKQKPLVLAGLSCLAVASFLPFVSMSGAADALERNQLAYSQATPAFRATSDEISAIQAEAELVAEKISKLETLTQSRFNWIFFFDELQASLNSVGDTWLDDLFVDRTQVVETVESSEEFDDFGNPLVLEKLTTNYSLTISGRILLRDDASRALTGDTIDPRAISNRLRSLTNELIQSEFFLNASDPEIDFSVIDEGLNLLPFKVTLNVDPNRPL encoded by the coding sequence ATGACTTCCTTTACCCCTCTTGCCGTGCACTGTGGTGCGAGTAACCTGTGTGTTGCTGTATTCGATGAACAGTCGGACGGAAAACATATGCTTTCTCAGCTCATTTCCGAAGAGCTAGATTATGACATATCTTCTGATGACGATTGGCTTTCAGCTACCATTGTTACGCTGAAGGAAATCGTTGAGAACAACAAATTGAAGGGTAAAAGCGCGACGCTCGTTTTACCTGGATTTCGTCTGCTGACAAAGTCGATCAAGATTCCCCATGTAGACGAGTCTCAGAGAGCCCAAATTATAGCTTTTGAAGCACAACAGAACATCCCGTATCCGCTGCATGAGGTGGTTTGGGACAGCGAAATCGTCGGTGATGATGGCATTGAAACGGACTGCCTGTTCATTGCTGTAAAAAATGATTTTATTCTCAGTTTTGTTAATCAGCTTTTTGCGATCGGATTAAATATCCAACAAGTAACGGCGGCTTCGATCCTCGATTACAACGCAGTGAAAGCATCTTTGGGTGATGCTTCTGATAATAAGCTTCTCATCAATGTGGGAGCCCGGGCCTCGAACCTAATTTTCTTTTCCGAAAACGGTTTCTTTATTCGCAATATTTCACTGGGTGGGAATTCGCTGACCCAACAGATCGCCGATTCGATGGGCGTCTCGTTCAACAAGGCAGAGTCCTTTAAAGTAAAATTTTTCTCTGGAGCGGAGTCCTTTGCTGAAGATGATCCTCACGTGAAGATGGTTTTGGGTTGCGCGCAGCAATTCATGCAGCGGATGAGCACAGAAATCACGCGCTCAGTCGTCAATTATCGCCGTCAGAACAAAGGGAAGAGCCTCGAGGGAATCCTTTTGACTGGGCGAGGATCTTTGCTGAGCGGCTTCTCTGAATATCTCGCCGAGAAACAGAAGGTATCGATAGATTACTTCGACCCTATCGATTCGATTAAGCTGAGTGATTCTCTGGCGGCGAACGACAAAATGAGTATCATGCGGTTTCAACTTTCTGAAATCGTGGGGGTCGCAAGCCACGCTCAGCTTGAAAGTCCTGCATTCGCGGATCTACTCCCTCAGCACATACAAGCTGAAAGGGTGCTGAATAAGCAGAAGCCGCTCGTTTTGGCGGGCCTTAGCTGTCTCGCTGTAGCAAGTTTTTTACCCTTCGTTTCGATGTCAGGTGCTGCCGATGCACTTGAACGTAACCAGTTAGCCTACAGCCAAGCTACACCTGCCTTCCGAGCGACATCTGACGAAATTTCAGCCATCCAAGCCGAGGCTGAATTGGTCGCGGAAAAGATCAGCAAGTTAGAGACACTGACCCAGTCGCGTTTCAATTGGATTTTCTTTTTTGATGAATTGCAGGCATCGTTGAACTCTGTGGGTGACACTTGGCTCGATGATCTTTTTGTAGACCGGACCCAGGTTGTCGAAACAGTAGAGAGCAGCGAGGAGTTTGATGACTTCGGCAACCCGTTGGTATTGGAAAAATTAACGACCAATTACTCTCTCACCATTTCAGGAAGGATTTTATTACGTGATGATGCATCGCGAGCACTTACTGGAGATACAATTGACCCTAGAGCTATCTCGAATCGACTGAGGTCTTTGACAAACGAACTTATCCAAAGTGAATTTTTCCTAAATGCTTCAGATCCAGAAATAGACTTTTCGGTTATTGATGAAGGTCTTAATCTGTTACCCTTTAAGGTTACTCTAAATGTGGACCCGAACCGTCCACTATAG
- a CDS encoding alpha-ketoacid dehydrogenase subunit beta, with protein MPALTYRKALNEAFAEEIQRDPNVVLMGEEVAQYNGAYKVTEGLWKEFGDKRVVDTPISEAGFIGMAIGASMLGIRPVVELMFYSFAYVAWDQMVNNAAAVRYMSGGAINCPIVIRGPANGGTNVGSTHSHTPENQAANFPGLKVVYPATAYDAKGMMKAAIRDNDPVFFMESTSLYGVEWEVPEDDYIVPLGKADIKRSGSDITIICHGGAVMTALEAANILEEQHEIDVEVVDLRSIRPLDESTMVESVKKTNRCLVLEENKPFCGVGAQIASTIQEQAFDYLDAPIGRISSLDAPQIYSMPLEKIQIPDAHLVVKRVLSML; from the coding sequence ATGCCTGCACTCACTTACCGCAAAGCTCTCAATGAAGCTTTCGCAGAAGAAATTCAACGCGATCCGAACGTCGTCCTCATGGGCGAGGAGGTCGCTCAATACAATGGCGCTTATAAAGTCACCGAAGGACTCTGGAAAGAATTCGGCGACAAGCGTGTGGTCGACACGCCCATATCTGAAGCTGGCTTCATCGGCATGGCAATCGGTGCCTCTATGTTAGGTATCCGCCCTGTCGTAGAACTTATGTTTTACAGCTTCGCCTATGTGGCCTGGGACCAAATGGTAAACAATGCCGCGGCAGTACGCTACATGTCTGGTGGTGCGATCAATTGCCCAATTGTTATCCGTGGACCTGCTAATGGCGGTACTAACGTCGGCTCAACACACTCGCACACACCCGAGAACCAAGCGGCAAATTTCCCTGGATTAAAGGTCGTCTACCCGGCTACTGCCTACGATGCCAAAGGAATGATGAAAGCTGCGATCCGCGACAACGATCCGGTCTTCTTCATGGAGTCCACATCGCTCTATGGCGTGGAATGGGAAGTTCCAGAGGACGACTATATTGTTCCTCTAGGTAAGGCAGACATCAAGCGCTCCGGATCAGATATCACGATCATCTGTCACGGCGGAGCTGTCATGACTGCACTTGAAGCGGCAAACATCCTTGAGGAGCAACATGAAATTGATGTCGAAGTCGTGGACTTGCGCTCGATCCGCCCTCTCGACGAATCGACTATGGTTGAGTCAGTCAAAAAGACAAACCGCTGCTTGGTGCTTGAAGAAAATAAGCCTTTCTGCGGCGTCGGTGCTCAAATCGCTTCCACAATCCAAGAACAGGCGTTCGATTACCTAGATGCTCCGATTGGACGAATTTCCTCGCTCGACGCTCCCCAGATTTACTCCATGCCTCTGGAGAAAATCCAAATTCCAGATGCCCATCTCGTCGTAAAGCGCGTGCTTTCTATGCTCTAA